From the genome of Enoplosus armatus isolate fEnoArm2 chromosome 21 unlocalized genomic scaffold, fEnoArm2.hap1 SUPER_21_unloc_1, whole genome shotgun sequence, one region includes:
- the LOC139307159 gene encoding activin receptor type-2B-like, giving the protein MEEEDRIKKERLKVKERWRRGGKNEGGERSLSHTRLTLESRLCAAGLSHGEADTRECLYYNVNYDIEKTNQSGVERCEDEKDKRSHCYASWRNNSGSIELVKKGCWLDDFNCYDRQECVATEESPQVFFCCCEGNFCNERFTHLPDVTGPLIKAPPPSVGVLNVMVYCLLPVTMLSVVLLTAVWMYRHRKPPYGHVDITEDPGPPPASPLLGLKPLQLLEVKARGRFGCVWKAQMMNEYVAVKIFPIQNKESWQNEKDVFITPGMRHENILRYIAAEKRGSHLEAELWLITEFHQRGSLSDFLKGNIVSWSELCHIAESMACGLAYLHEDIARQKGEGPKPAIAHRDFKSKNIMLRSDLTAVIGDFGLAICFEPGKPPGETHGQVGTRRYMAPEVLEGAINFQRDSFLRIDMYAVGLVLWELVSRCKAADGPVGEYMLPFEEEVGQHPSLEDLQEVVVHKKMRPAFKDLWLKHSGLAHVCETAEECWDHDAEARLSAGCVEERISQVRRLTATIAPPTSDHHALLVSTLASVPMVTNVDLPPKESSI; this is encoded by the exons atggaggaagaggacagaatTAAAAAGGAGAGATTGAAAGTgaaggagaggtggag gagaggaggaaagaacgagggaggagaaagaagctTGTCTCACACTCGTCTCACTCTCGAATCACGACTGTGTGCTGCAGGACTGAGCCACGGGGAGGCCGACACCAGGGAGTGTTTGTACTACAACGTCAACTACGACATCGAGAAGACCAACCAGAGCGGAGTGGAGCGCTGCGAGGACGAGAAGGACAAGCGCTCGCACTGCTACGCCTCCTGGAGGAACAACTCGGGCTCCATCGAGCTGGTGAAGAAAGGCTGCTGGCTGGACGACTTCAACTGCTACGaccg ACAGGAGTGTGTGGCCACGGAGGAGAGTCCTCAGGTCTTCTTTTGCTGCTGTGAAGGAAACTTTTGCAATGAGAGGTTCACACACCTGCCTGACGTCACCGGACCCC tgatcaAAGCCCCGCCCCCCAGTGTTGGCGTGTTAAACGTGATGGTTTACTGCCTGCTGCCCGTCACCATGCTGTCTGTCGTTCTGCTCACCGCCGTCTGGATGTACCGACACCGGAAACCTCCGTACGGACACGTGGACATCACTGAg GATCCTGgacctcctcctgcctccccccTGCTGGGTCTCAAGCCTCTACAGTTGCTGGAGGTGAAGGCCAGGGGCCGCTTCGGCTGCGTCTGGAAGGCCCAGATGATGAACGAATATGTGGCCGTCAAGATCTTCCCCATCCAG AATAAGGAGTCGTGGCAGAATGAGAAAGACGTGTTCATTACACCTGGTATGAGGCATGAAAACATCCTGAGGTACATCGCTGCAGAGAAACGAGGGAGTCACCTGGAGGCCGAACTGTGGCTCATCACCGAGTTCCACcagagg ggctCTCTGTCAGACTTCCTGAAGGGAAACATCGTCAGCTGGTCCGAGCTGTGTCACATAGCCGAGTCGATGGCGTGCGGCCTGGCTTACCTCCACGAAGACATCGCCCGACAGAAAGGAGAGGGACCCAAACCGGCCATCGCTCACAG ggATTTTAAGAGTAAGAACATCATGTTGCGTTCAGACCTCACAGCGGTGATCGGTGACTTTGGTCTCGCCATTTGCTTCGAGCCGGGGAAACCCCCTGGAGAGACGCACGGACAG gtagGGACCAGGCGTTACATGGCTCCGGAGGTTTTAGAAGGAGCCATCAACTTCCAGCGAGACTCCTTCCTCCGAATCGACATGTACGCTGTGGGACTGGTGCTGTGGGAGCTGGTGTCCCGCTGCAAGGCTGCTgatg gtcCAGTGGGTGAGTACATGCTGCCGTTTGAGGAGGAGGTCGGTCAGCATCCATCACTGGAGGACCTGCAGGAAGTCGTCGTCCACAAGAAGATGAGACCAGCCTTCAAAGACCTCTGGCTCAAACACAgc GGTCTCGCTCACGTCTGTGAGACGGCGGAGGAGTGCTGGGATCACGACGCCGAGGCCCGACTGTCGGCCGGCTGCGTGGAGGAGAGGATCTCCCAGGTCCGCCGCCTCACCGCCACCATCGCCCCGCCTACCTCCGACCACCACGCCCTGCTGGTCTCCACGCTCGCATCTGTTCCCATGGTAACCAATGTGGACCTTCCGCCCAAAGAGTCCAGTATatga